A genomic window from Flavobacterium johnsoniae includes:
- a CDS encoding M3 family metallopeptidase, producing the protein MSVLTQYFNTKHNTAPFSQIKIEDYVPAFNEGIALAKAEIDAIVNNPDAPTFENTIVAMDFSGDILDRLSSIFFNLNSAETNDEMQKIAQEVSPLLSEFGNDIRLNADLFAKVKAVYDQKESLNLNPEQTTLLDKKYKSFSRNGANLPEEKKNQLREIDKELSKLSLQFGENVLAETNNFELHLTDQKDLSGLPEGTIEAARLLAKNQEKEGWIFTLDHPSYVPFLTYADNRELRKKMAITFGAKAFQNNEFDNQENVLKIAKLRFERANLLGYKTHAHFVLEERMAESPEKVFSFLNDLLAKAKPAAQKEFAELTAFAKELDGIEQLEKWDGAYYSEKLKQQLFNLDDEKLKPYFQLEKVLDGAFTVAKKLYGLTFTEVFDIDKYHEEVTTYEVKDAENNLVSIFYADFFPRKGKRNGAWMTSFKSQYVKDGVNERPHISNVCNFTKPTETKPSLLTFNEVTTLFHEFGHGLHGMLANTVYPSLSGTSVYWDFVELPSQIMENWCYEPEALALFANHYETGEIIPIEYVQKIKESASFQEGLATLRQLSFGLLDMAWHGQDPTSITDLKAFETEQFANTQLYPDVKENAMSTAFSHIFQGGYSSGYYSYKWAEVLDADAFEYFQENGIFNEEIAKKFKDNVLSKGGTEHPMTLYKRFRGQEPKPEALLKRAGLL; encoded by the coding sequence TGAAAATACCATTGTTGCAATGGATTTTTCAGGCGATATTTTAGATCGTCTTTCGAGTATTTTCTTCAATTTGAATTCGGCCGAAACAAATGACGAAATGCAGAAAATTGCGCAGGAAGTTTCTCCTTTGCTTTCAGAATTTGGAAACGATATTCGTTTAAATGCTGATTTATTTGCAAAAGTAAAAGCCGTTTACGATCAAAAAGAAAGTTTAAATCTGAATCCCGAACAAACGACTTTATTAGATAAAAAATACAAAAGCTTTTCCAGAAACGGAGCCAATCTTCCAGAAGAGAAGAAAAACCAATTAAGAGAAATCGACAAAGAATTATCGAAATTGAGTTTACAGTTTGGCGAAAATGTTTTGGCAGAAACGAATAATTTTGAATTGCATTTAACTGATCAAAAGGATTTATCAGGTTTACCAGAAGGCACAATCGAAGCGGCAAGATTATTAGCTAAAAACCAGGAAAAAGAAGGATGGATTTTTACTTTAGATCATCCAAGTTATGTTCCGTTTTTAACTTATGCTGACAATCGTGAACTGCGTAAAAAAATGGCAATTACATTTGGTGCAAAAGCATTTCAGAATAACGAATTCGACAATCAGGAGAATGTTTTAAAAATTGCTAAACTTCGTTTTGAAAGAGCTAATTTATTAGGATATAAAACGCACGCACATTTTGTTTTGGAAGAAAGAATGGCTGAAAGTCCAGAGAAAGTTTTTTCATTCTTGAATGATTTATTAGCTAAAGCAAAACCAGCTGCTCAAAAAGAATTTGCTGAATTAACTGCTTTCGCAAAAGAATTAGACGGAATCGAACAACTTGAAAAATGGGACGGCGCTTATTATTCTGAAAAATTGAAACAACAGCTTTTTAATTTAGACGATGAAAAACTGAAACCTTATTTTCAATTAGAAAAAGTTTTAGACGGTGCATTTACAGTTGCCAAAAAATTATACGGTTTAACTTTTACGGAAGTTTTTGATATCGATAAATATCACGAAGAAGTTACAACTTATGAAGTAAAAGACGCTGAAAACAATTTGGTTTCTATTTTCTACGCTGATTTCTTCCCAAGAAAAGGAAAAAGAAACGGCGCGTGGATGACTTCATTTAAATCACAATATGTAAAAGATGGCGTAAACGAAAGACCACATATTTCTAACGTTTGTAATTTTACAAAACCAACAGAAACAAAACCATCTTTATTGACGTTTAATGAAGTAACGACTTTATTCCACGAATTCGGACACGGTTTACACGGAATGCTTGCCAATACAGTTTACCCAAGTTTATCTGGAACGTCTGTTTATTGGGATTTTGTAGAATTACCGAGTCAGATTATGGAAAATTGGTGTTACGAGCCAGAAGCTTTGGCTTTGTTTGCAAATCATTACGAAACGGGAGAAATCATTCCGATTGAATATGTGCAGAAAATTAAAGAAAGTGCAAGTTTCCAGGAAGGTTTGGCAACATTGCGCCAGTTAAGTTTCGGATTATTAGATATGGCTTGGCACGGACAAGATCCAACTTCTATTACAGACTTAAAAGCTTTTGAAACGGAACAATTTGCCAACACACAATTGTATCCAGATGTAAAAGAAAATGCAATGAGTACTGCTTTTTCTCATATTTTTCAAGGTGGATATTCTTCTGGATATTACAGCTACAAATGGGCAGAAGTTCTAGATGCTGATGCTTTTGAATATTTTCAGGAAAATGGAATTTTCAATGAAGAAATAGCGAAGAAATTCAAAGACAATGTTCTTTCAAAAGGAGGAACAGAACATCCAATGACTTTGTACAAACGTTTTAGAGGTCAAGAACCAAAACCTGAAGCTTTGTTGAAAAGAGCAGGACTTCTATAA